Proteins from one Sulfuriferula thiophila genomic window:
- the priB gene encoding primosomal replication protein N, translated as MEANQLLLTGTLAQLEALRYTPAGVPLIECRIRHESKQIEANSERMVQVEIPAIAIGEMARKVSQLNLAQPLRVTGFLAQKSQKSQQIVLHICSLENI; from the coding sequence TTGGAAGCCAATCAGCTTTTACTTACCGGAACGCTAGCCCAACTCGAAGCCTTACGTTATACACCTGCTGGTGTGCCTCTGATTGAATGCCGGATTCGGCACGAATCGAAACAGATAGAGGCCAACAGCGAACGTATGGTGCAAGTAGAGATTCCCGCCATTGCAATTGGCGAGATGGCGCGTAAAGTAAGTCAGCTGAATCTGGCGCAACCCCTTCGTGTTACTGGCTTTCTCGCGCAGAAGAGTCAAAAGAGTCAACAGATAGTGCTGCATATTTGCAGCTTAGAAAACATTTAG